One genomic segment of Belonocnema kinseyi isolate 2016_QV_RU_SX_M_011 chromosome 2, B_treatae_v1, whole genome shotgun sequence includes these proteins:
- the LOC117167044 gene encoding uncharacterized protein LOC117167044 has product MRLAQLLLTWTFTLSVILILVDGQAGSRVTFQDDTSEGSSAASEEAPSFENQGSEGRQSVNRTRQGKDLFDWIGLGTGRHVDPYLARANEACLNGDFAECFKSRALNTFSEFFDQPEYSLSENVKVIRMPRDIVQNVNKQPYEYASSARSDDSEWDQLIKFAARKAEKFVKTVAFKVDIPSWVVGENEVYAPRFIDEIADEIDTIENKKDTLFSRNRLKRLLIPMLIVLKLFKLKLLLFLPLILGLASFKKFLGFMAIVIPGLIGFFKLCRPLTNTYQPPAYTHSGVGFPHYKESTNQGFIDHGSYAPAYHDNHHADSVSFGQDLAYQGYRDYQQ; this is encoded by the exons ATGCGACTAGCACAACTACTGCTAACATGGACTTTTACTCTGTCGGTAATCCTGATCTTGGTAGATGGTCAAGCTGGCAGCAGAGTCACTTTTCAGGATGATACTTCGGAAGGAAGTTCTGCAGCAAGTG AGGAGGCGCCGAGTTTTGAAAACCAAGGTTCAGAAGGTCGACAATCGGTAAATAGAACAAGACAGGGGAAGGATCTTTTCGATTGGATAGGTCTTGGTACTGGACGTCATGTCGATCCTTACTTGGCAAGGGCAAATGAAGCTTGTCTAAATGGTGACTTTGCAGAATGCTTCAAATCCCGCGCACTCAACaccttttctgaattttttgatcAGCCGGAATACAGTCTCAGCGAAAATGTTAAAGTTATCAGAATGCCTAGGGACATTGTTCAGAATGTAAATAAACAACCTTACGAATATGCGAGTTCTGCTAG atcagaCGATTCAGAATGggaccaattaataaaatttgcagCAAGAAAAGCAGAAAAATTTGTGAAGACTGTAGCATTCAAAGTGGATATTCCATCTTGGGTTGTTGGTGAGAATGAAGTTTATGCTCCTAGATTCATAGACGAGATTGCGGATGAAATTGACACCATTGAAAATAAGAAAGACACTCTGTTTT CTCGAAATCGTCTGAAGAGACTCCTGATCCCCATGCTGATcgttttgaagcttttcaagttGAAGCTTCTGCTCTTTCTTCCTTTGATCCTGGGTCTGGCGTCTTTCAAGAAATTCCTGGGATTCATGGCGATTGTAATACCAGGATTGATAGGATTCTTCAAGCTCTGCAGACCATTGACAAACACTTACCAGCCTCCAGCCTACACGCACAGTGGCGTTGGATTTCCGCATTATAAGGAAAGTACAAATCAGGGTTTCATAGACCATGGAAGCTATGCACCAGCTTATCATGATAATCATCATGCTGATAGCGTATCATTCGGACAGGATCTTGCTTATCAAGGATACAGAGATTATCAGCAGTGA